The Pseudanabaena galeata CCNP1313 genome includes a region encoding these proteins:
- a CDS encoding methyl-accepting chemotaxis protein, which yields MMTAQYQAALHSYAEGRYEEAMQQFSELLYEDPRNPKLHIWLGATFRKAGKIEYAKVQYQQVLTLTEDPDLLDLASTSLAQIQNKLASISQNNNLQKDIGSINSPHNSSNLKEASYADKAQEANYRALQLESTNLGSKLKSPFGEASISYIIDHDGSTTSDLTVLATSSNIPAKPKASKKTQVNGNGIIPPPPAIAAQFKSYQQEQEQLTTTPQGQLLDEQTLLVEDAENIMARDQGLEDITDKVTPSILNKSISNIQEVSQQNNQKIEFPPVESSVILGWGMDSQNTAKRSKVNGRNAGSAIALEDMFKFSSVSQKITLWGALVATIPAIALGVVAYQMGNGLLLNKVKQAQQSEAITLANVTKNFLKQQTNGVEVLQKLLVSTEVGQNILLKPANPKVTNPLASMPIAQQRQYKQQLTNRLNLYGQAYPDYTSIALFSANGELIAQSSQSKTLQTLSPNILSKVSSVDNVLFSNPVSGKDGVHFYAARSIKSSNSQTVNMILQVEIPVKKLVNDLNNGLKDGNDNRSFYIVDGANKYIASSQPVTVGEDALTNFAMLPDLRTAHSSASQDTVKSDRNGQLIAYAPVPNMQTYDMLTWDVLTTIDKTKATAGNQNLLLVIGIGIAATPLLVAAITYALSRKLSTRLKDIRAALRDLRQGNTDVSFGTLSVEGNDEMSDISLSINKMSEQFQTMMQKQEQEKQNLQLQVVKLFKVLAKLAREERHEVKEGDLTDENILYLGKKVRAEIVQRHAEVESYRQQNEDLRNHLAQMLKDIQALSDGDLTVSTQSVDGSLANVAIFFDDVIRGLQNIVGQVKSSANQVNFSLGQNEQAIMNLASVSQRQVDTVTRSLTTMQMSKLSATRIVSNSQQVLQSSQLVSEKLSDSDRSIEAVMSKVGELQNTISSTAKRVKHLGVVSQKIAKAISAINEIAIKTNFLAINATLEASRSNAPNHGFVLVAEEVGELAARSVAATKEVESLLSNIQSETNAVMAVVESGSNRLSESNNLAINAKDSLQQIAQISQQIDGLVVAIAEATTSQAQTSEGVANLMNDISHMAKRTLASSSEVSKFIKATRGYSGELQQSLSHFKTR from the coding sequence ATGATGACAGCGCAGTATCAGGCGGCTCTACACTCCTATGCAGAGGGTCGGTATGAAGAGGCGATGCAGCAGTTCTCAGAATTGTTGTATGAAGATCCTCGTAATCCCAAACTACATATTTGGTTAGGTGCAACCTTCCGTAAGGCAGGCAAGATTGAGTATGCTAAGGTGCAATACCAACAGGTATTGACTCTTACAGAAGATCCAGATTTGCTTGATCTTGCAAGTACTTCGCTTGCTCAAATTCAAAATAAGTTAGCTAGTATTTCTCAAAACAATAACCTACAAAAAGACATAGGTTCTATTAATAGTCCTCATAATAGCTCTAATCTCAAAGAAGCCAGTTATGCTGATAAGGCTCAGGAAGCTAACTATAGAGCTTTGCAGTTAGAATCCACCAATCTTGGTTCAAAATTAAAAAGTCCATTTGGCGAAGCTAGTATTTCCTATATTATCGACCATGATGGCTCAACTACCAGTGACCTTACCGTACTAGCAACATCTTCTAATATTCCTGCTAAACCGAAGGCCTCTAAAAAAACTCAGGTTAACGGTAATGGGATAATTCCTCCGCCACCTGCGATCGCCGCCCAGTTTAAAAGTTATCAGCAAGAACAGGAACAACTAACAACTACTCCTCAAGGACAATTGCTGGATGAGCAGACTTTGTTGGTTGAAGATGCGGAAAATATAATGGCTAGGGATCAGGGTCTAGAAGATATAACGGACAAGGTTACACCTTCAATCTTGAATAAGTCTATCTCTAATATTCAGGAAGTAAGCCAGCAGAACAATCAAAAAATCGAGTTTCCACCTGTAGAATCATCAGTGATTCTGGGTTGGGGGATGGATTCTCAAAATACAGCTAAGCGCAGCAAAGTTAATGGAAGAAATGCTGGCTCGGCGATCGCATTGGAGGACATGTTTAAATTTTCTAGTGTCAGCCAAAAAATCACCTTATGGGGTGCTTTAGTTGCGACTATTCCTGCGATCGCCTTGGGGGTAGTAGCTTACCAAATGGGCAATGGTTTGTTATTGAATAAGGTCAAACAGGCTCAGCAATCGGAAGCGATCACTTTAGCAAATGTGACTAAAAATTTTTTAAAGCAGCAAACTAATGGTGTGGAAGTGCTTCAAAAATTACTGGTTTCGACCGAAGTAGGACAAAACATCTTACTAAAGCCCGCAAATCCCAAAGTAACTAATCCTCTTGCTTCAATGCCAATAGCCCAGCAACGACAATATAAGCAGCAGTTGACTAATCGGTTAAATCTCTATGGTCAAGCTTATCCTGATTACACTAGCATTGCGTTGTTTAGCGCTAATGGAGAGTTAATTGCTCAGTCAAGCCAATCGAAAACCCTGCAAACTCTTAGCCCTAATATCCTCAGTAAAGTAAGTTCTGTGGATAATGTATTGTTTAGTAATCCCGTATCAGGGAAAGATGGGGTTCATTTTTATGCAGCTAGGTCAATCAAGAGTTCTAATTCCCAAACAGTCAACATGATTTTGCAGGTTGAGATTCCTGTAAAAAAATTGGTAAATGATCTAAACAATGGACTCAAAGATGGTAACGATAATAGAAGTTTTTACATAGTTGATGGTGCTAACAAATATATTGCTAGTTCCCAACCTGTCACAGTTGGCGAAGATGCGTTAACTAATTTTGCAATGCTCCCCGATCTGCGAACAGCTCATTCCTCTGCTAGCCAAGATACTGTCAAGAGCGATCGCAATGGGCAACTGATTGCCTATGCCCCTGTACCAAATATGCAGACCTATGACATGCTGACTTGGGATGTCTTAACGACTATAGACAAAACTAAAGCGACCGCAGGTAATCAAAATTTACTGTTAGTGATTGGTATTGGTATTGCTGCTACGCCTTTACTAGTAGCAGCGATCACCTATGCTTTATCAAGGAAACTTAGCACCAGACTTAAGGATATTCGCGCCGCTTTACGAGATCTTAGACAAGGAAATACTGATGTTAGTTTTGGAACCTTAAGTGTGGAAGGAAATGACGAAATGTCAGACATTTCCTTAAGCATTAATAAAATGTCTGAACAATTTCAGACGATGATGCAGAAGCAAGAACAAGAAAAGCAAAACTTACAGTTACAGGTAGTGAAGTTGTTTAAAGTTTTGGCAAAACTTGCGAGAGAAGAAAGGCACGAGGTTAAAGAAGGTGATTTAACCGATGAAAACATCTTGTATTTAGGGAAAAAAGTACGGGCTGAAATAGTACAACGACATGCTGAAGTTGAGAGCTATCGCCAACAGAATGAAGACCTACGCAATCATTTGGCGCAAATGCTCAAGGATATTCAGGCCTTATCTGATGGCGATCTTACGGTTTCGACTCAGTCAGTTGATGGCAGTTTAGCGAATGTTGCCATATTTTTTGATGATGTCATCCGTGGATTACAAAATATTGTCGGTCAAGTTAAATCCTCAGCAAACCAAGTTAATTTCTCCCTTGGTCAAAATGAACAGGCAATCATGAATCTGGCTAGTGTTTCTCAGAGACAAGTCGATACAGTGACGCGATCGCTAACGACAATGCAGATGTCTAAGTTATCAGCAACGAGAATTGTCAGTAATAGCCAGCAAGTATTGCAATCATCACAGCTAGTATCAGAAAAATTGTCGGACAGCGATCGCTCGATTGAGGCTGTCATGTCCAAGGTTGGAGAATTGCAAAACACAATCTCCTCAACGGCTAAGCGCGTCAAGCATCTGGGTGTTGTCTCCCAAAAAATTGCTAAAGCGATTTCTGCAATTAATGAAATTGCGATTAAAACCAACTTTCTTGCCATCAATGCCACCCTAGAAGCATCTCGATCCAATGCTCCTAATCATGGATTTGTCCTAGTTGCCGAAGAAGTGGGAGAACTAGCTGCTCGCTCAGTTGCGGCGACAAAAGAAGTGGAAAGCCTACTCAGCAATATACAAAGCGAGACTAACGCAGTGATGGCGGTAGTTGAATCAGGTAGTAATCGACTATCAGAGAGTAATAACTTAGCGATCAACGCTAAGGATAGCCTGCAACAAATTGCCCAAATCTCCCAGCAAATTGATGGATTAGTGGTGGCGATCGCCGAGGCTACAACTTCACAAGCCCAAACATCGGAAGGGGTTGCCAACTTGATGAATGATATTTCGCATATGGCAAAAAGAACGCTTGCCTCTTCTTCGGAAGTATCCAAGTTTATCAAAGCCACACGAGGTTATTCTGGGGAACTCCAACAGTCCTTGTCTCATTTCAAAACTCGCTAG